In Penaeus monodon isolate SGIC_2016 unplaced genomic scaffold, NSTDA_Pmon_1 PmonScaffold_6489, whole genome shotgun sequence, the DNA window CAAGGAGTACAATTAACGCACCTTTCCAAAGAAGAAGATGGACAGGCACCGATCGCCCACACGGGTGTAGAACTGAGGGCAGTCGGGGTGCCTGATGGTAGTGTTGATCTTTTCAAGGAATTCTTCTCCCAAAGCCTCGACCTCTTCCACGGTTGAGTGTCTCActaggaaagggagaaatgatagatagagaagaaaggaaaaacagagaaatgatTTATAGAGCTACTAAAGAAGATGAAATAGCAAACAGGGGCTTCCAAGGGCGAAACCTCTACTAATGCTCAGGTCGACATCAATaatctttatttgcatttttttcacagACTTCTTTTGTACTCACCAGCAGATTCTTCTGACGGCAGGATGATCTCTTCAAGAGGTCGAAGTTGTTCTTCCCTCAACATCTGTGGCACGAGAAAGTGTTACGTAATGTGTAAAGATGGCCAAACACATGGTCacacgcatgtacatatacataaacacgtcAGAGATCTCCAAAGCGACTCCATTTCATCATCCTGTAACACTAAGAGCCTTGTGAGATCCTTACCTGGCACAGACGCATGTCCAGGTCCCCCTCACACGGCGGGTCGGAGAGCTCGCAGTAGCGGCTGATGGTGACGCAGTTGGTGTCTCCCATCCTGCGACACCTGACGGAGCCTCGCTCGCAGTACTCATTGCGCCAAGCCTGCATTGGGGTGTTGGTAGGAAAGGTTATGTCGCAGAAAGATTAGTGTTGAGGAAGGAGAGGTCACATGTACTCTATACAGGAGCCTACGGTGTCATTGTTATGTTTGTGATATTTCTTTTGATTACACGCCAAAAGTTTTTTCAAAACAGTAGTTCTCAAAGGTAAATCAGATGTAAGGAGGCAAACTA includes these proteins:
- the LOC119571479 gene encoding uncharacterized protein LOC119571479 codes for the protein CQESLLPMIHVKKSLPSVAATCPESEQIHCGTSDRCTRIRYICDGDNDCGDYSHEESAICGAWRNEYCERGSVRCRRMGDTNCVTISRYCELSDPPCEGDLDMRLCQMLREEQLRPLEEIILPSEESAVRHSTVEEVEALGEEFLEKINTTIRHPDCPQFYTRVGDRCLSIFFFGKVNWGEARSFCKVIGGDLLTLHDGAEKFHELVHLLREH